The proteins below come from a single Pradoshia eiseniae genomic window:
- a CDS encoding YrrS family protein — translation MGKERYSSRVAKRKDKKVNKIYNILISVVVLLIVVVGAVIFLGGNDDQPTSNDTQTASNTADNDEGESDKDTETNNDENDTATDSEGGQTDPNESSDDTSSDSDKDASEEKEPADSEDEEKESEITEETPSDSNVEKAYTDPAWEPVGTEQSGEHVTQYEQGSVDWQEMEKALAYGAGISEGDMKVYWLGNGGSPDTAVGTVSPNDDSETYRVHIQWVDGQGWKPTKVEKLKVNDKK, via the coding sequence GTGGGAAAAGAACGTTATTCCTCACGGGTGGCAAAACGTAAAGATAAAAAGGTTAACAAAATCTATAATATCTTAATAAGTGTAGTAGTGTTATTGATTGTAGTGGTCGGTGCTGTTATTTTCCTTGGTGGTAATGATGATCAGCCAACCAGCAATGATACGCAAACTGCCTCGAACACAGCCGATAATGATGAGGGCGAATCGGATAAGGATACTGAAACAAACAATGATGAGAATGATACGGCAACAGATTCTGAAGGCGGACAAACAGACCCGAATGAGTCCAGTGATGATACTTCCAGTGATTCAGACAAGGATGCGTCTGAGGAAAAGGAGCCGGCTGATTCTGAGGATGAGGAGAAAGAATCAGAGATTACAGAAGAAACTCCTTCCGACAGCAATGTAGAAAAAGCCTATACAGACCCCGCCTGGGAACCGGTTGGTACAGAGCAGTCGGGTGAGCATGTAACCCAGTATGAACAAGGTTCTGTTGACTGGCAGGAGATGGAGAAAGCTCTTGCCTATGGAGCGGGTATTAGTGAGGGCGACATGAAGGTCTACTGGCTAGGTAATGGCGGCTCGCCTGACACAGCTGTCGGCACCGTCAGTCCAAATGACGATTCAGAGACCTACCGTGTTCATATTCAATGGGTCGACGGCCAAGGCTGGAAGCCGACAAAGGTTGAAAAGTTAAAGGTAAACGATAAGAAATAA
- a CDS encoding DUF2536 family protein: MEFSLELIEDKIEIFEASSPKALEKQIEKQINHNKAIMLTVNTVSYQIYTSPEGKPTYSAAVHFKLKKL, encoded by the coding sequence ATGGAATTCTCATTAGAGTTGATTGAGGATAAGATTGAGATTTTTGAAGCATCAAGCCCAAAGGCACTCGAAAAACAAATTGAGAAACAGATTAACCATAATAAGGCAATTATGCTGACTGTAAATACGGTTTCCTATCAAATTTATACGAGCCCGGAAGGAAAGCCAACTTACTCGGCAGCCGTTCATTTTAAGCTGAAGAAGCTATAA
- the mtnN gene encoding 5'-methylthioadenosine/S-adenosylhomocysteine nucleosidase: protein MKIAIIGAMEEEVAVLREKIEESESVVIANTEYTSGKMHGADVILLKCGIGKVNAAMGTAVLLEKFKPDFIINTGSAGGYNPDLNVGDIVISTEVRHHDVDVTAFGYEYGQVPKLPAGFMADEKLVEIAARIAEGIEGVQAGKGLIVTGDVFMSDPARADFVRGQFPQLQAVEMEAAAIAQVAYQFGVPFVVTRALSDIAGKESDVSFDQFLDQAARHSAHLAMEMVKELAK, encoded by the coding sequence ATGAAGATTGCTATTATTGGAGCAATGGAAGAAGAAGTTGCAGTATTGAGAGAAAAGATAGAAGAGAGTGAATCAGTGGTCATTGCCAATACGGAATATACGTCAGGGAAGATGCATGGCGCGGATGTCATCCTCCTCAAATGCGGTATAGGGAAAGTGAATGCTGCGATGGGAACAGCAGTGTTATTGGAGAAATTCAAGCCTGACTTCATCATTAATACTGGTTCAGCGGGTGGATATAACCCTGACTTAAACGTAGGGGATATCGTCATTTCAACTGAGGTGAGACATCATGATGTCGATGTGACTGCCTTTGGTTATGAATATGGACAAGTGCCAAAGCTTCCAGCTGGCTTTATGGCAGATGAGAAGCTTGTGGAAATCGCGGCAAGGATAGCGGAAGGAATCGAGGGTGTACAGGCTGGCAAAGGGCTGATTGTTACTGGAGATGTGTTTATGTCAGATCCTGCGCGCGCTGATTTTGTCAGAGGACAATTCCCGCAGCTTCAGGCCGTAGAAATGGAAGCGGCTGCGATTGCCCAGGTTGCCTACCAGTTTGGTGTACCTTTTGTCGTAACCCGAGCTTTGAGCGATATTGCAGGAAAAGAAAGTGACGTTTCCTTTGACCAATTCCTTGATCAGGCGGCACGTCACTCTGCACACCTAGCGATGGAAATGGTCAAAGAGTTAGCGAAATAA
- a CDS encoding YrhC family protein — MKEKIEDYKRFAVTLLIVSFFFFIGSVLPKEGLSISTREALVAATTAALTGSIICFSLSAKYQKKLDNEEF; from the coding sequence ATGAAAGAGAAAATAGAAGATTACAAACGCTTTGCGGTCACGCTTTTAATCGTGAGCTTCTTCTTCTTCATCGGGTCCGTACTCCCGAAAGAAGGCTTAAGCATATCAACGAGGGAAGCATTAGTCGCGGCAACGACAGCCGCATTGACTGGGTCTATTATCTGCTTTTCTTTATCTGCCAAGTATCAAAAGAAGCTGGATAATGAAGAGTTTTAA
- the sigK gene encoding RNA polymerase sporulation sigma factor SigK yields the protein MTGLMAAFGYFIKELVFLVSYVKNNAFPQPLSASEERACLEKMAQGDAEARNLLIEHNLRLVAHIVKKFENTGEDTEDLISIGTIGLIKAIESYSSGKGTKLATYAARCIENEILMHLRVIKKTKKDVSLHDPIGQDKEGNEISLLDILKSESEDVIDTIQLNMELEKVKKYIDVLDDREKEVIVGRFGLDLKKEKTQREIAKELGISRSYVSRIEKRALMKMFHEFYRAEKERRKQK from the coding sequence TTGACAGGATTAATGGCAGCTTTTGGATATTTCATCAAGGAATTGGTCTTTCTCGTTTCTTATGTCAAGAACAACGCCTTCCCACAGCCATTGTCGGCTAGTGAGGAGAGAGCATGCCTTGAAAAGATGGCCCAAGGGGATGCTGAAGCCCGCAACCTCCTGATTGAGCATAATTTAAGGCTCGTGGCTCATATCGTTAAGAAGTTTGAAAACACGGGAGAAGATACGGAGGATTTAATTTCCATTGGCACAATCGGATTGATCAAGGCAATTGAGTCCTATTCATCTGGCAAAGGCACGAAATTAGCTACATATGCGGCCCGCTGCATAGAGAATGAAATATTGATGCATCTGAGAGTCATTAAAAAGACGAAGAAGGATGTATCTCTTCATGACCCGATTGGTCAAGACAAAGAAGGAAATGAGATATCTTTGCTGGATATCCTGAAATCGGAATCAGAGGATGTCATTGATACGATTCAATTGAATATGGAGCTTGAAAAGGTGAAGAAATACATTGATGTCCTTGATGACCGGGAAAAGGAAGTAATTGTCGGCCGATTTGGGCTTGATTTGAAAAAGGAGAAGACTCAACGAGAAATTGCAAAGGAATTGGGTATTTCAAGAAGCTATGTCTCAAGGATTGAAAAGCGCGCATTAATGAAAATGTTTCATGAATTTTACCGGGCTGAAAAAGAAAGAAGGAAGCAAAAATAG